A window of Candidatus Dormiibacterota bacterium genomic DNA:
GATCGTGGTGTGGCGGCAACGAGTGACGGCGCCGCGAGTGACCGCGGCACCGTGGAAACGCCCGCGCCAGACGCGACGCCCGCCTACCAGGACACCAGCCGTGAGCCGGCGGCGGCAGGGACGGTTGCCGATCGTTCTCGCACCGCGCCCTACCGGCCACGAGCAAACTTCGGCGAACGCGTCCGCGCTTTTTTCAGCGGACGAGAGCCCGCGGGGTACTGACCCGGGACGTTCCCTCAGTCATCCTTTTGCAAACAGGGCCTCGACCGCGAGGCCCTGTTTTTGTGCTCTTCTGCGAATCCCGGCTTGACAGCCAGCCCGCCATGTCAGCTAAATTGATATCGTCGTTAGCAGCTAGCGACTCGCGGGCCTGATGTTCCTCTGTGCAGACGTCCCGTGCCACGTCCAGTTCAAAGGAGGCGAAAAATGCCAGCAAGCGGCAAGCGGGGCTTCGGTTCCATGGATGAAGCAAAGCAACGGGAAATCGCCAGCAAAGGCGGCCAGGCGGCGCACCTGAAGGGGTCGGCGCATGAGTTCAGCCCCGAGGAAGCCCGGCAAGCGGGGAGCAAAGGCGGCAAAGCCGCGCACGAGAAGGGATCCGCGCACGAGTTCTCTTCCGAAGAAGCCCGTGCGGCCGGCCGCAAGGGTGGCGAGGCGTCCAGCCAGGATCGCAACCGGATGGCCGCCATCGGCCGAGAGGGCGGCAAACACTGATCAAAACGACGGGAAGGAACCGGCTGGGTTCCTTCCCTTTGTTTCTATAGCGCGGCGACCATTTCCTGGATGCGCGCCTCCGAGAGCGTGACGTCGGACAGGGTGCCCGCGAAGTAGGCGTCATACGCGGCCAGGTCGAGCAGTCCGTGACCGCTGAAGTTGAAGAGAATGGTCGGCGACTCACCATGTTCGCGAGCCTTGACCGCCTCGTCGATGACGGCCCGGATGGCGTGTGCCGTCTCCGGCGCTGGAATCGTGCCCTCCGTGCGGGCGAACTGCACCGCCGCATCGAAGACGGTGCGCTGCGGGTAGGCCACGGCGTCGATGAAGCCATGGTCGGCGAGCGCCGAAACGAGTGGCGCCATCCCGTGGTAGCGAAGCCCTCCCGCATGGATGCCATCCGGCACAAACGCGTGCCCGAGGGTGTGCATCTTGAGTAAGGGCGTCATTCCAATCGTGTCCCCGAAGTCGTAGGCGTACTTGCCGCGCGTGATCGAGGGAGAAGCTGCCGGCTCGACCGCCAGAAAGCGCGTTTTGCTGCGGCCTTGGATCCGGTCGCGCAGGAATGGAAACGCCAATCCCGAAAAGTTGCTGCCGCCACCGACGCAGCCGACCACAACATCCGGCGTCGCGCCCGCCCGCTCCATCTGCAGCTGCGCTTCCTCTCCGATGATGGTCTGGTGCATCAACACATGGTTGAGGACGCTGCCCAGCGAGTACTTGGTATCCTCCCTCAAGGCCGCGTCTTCGATCGCTTCCGAGATCGCGATCCCCAGACTGCCGGTCGAGTCCGGGCTCTCCGCGCGGATCCGCCGGCCCGCTTGCGTCCGGTCCGATGGGCTGGGCACGACCTCTGCGCCCCAGACGTGCATCATGCTTTTGCGGTACGGCTTCTGCTCGTAGCTGATACGGACCATGTAGACCATGCACTCCAGCTCGAAGAGCTTGGTCGCGAACGCTAGGGCACTCCCCCACTGGCCGGCCCCAGTTTCTGTCGTCAGCCGCTTGGTGCCTTCCGCTTTGTTGTAGAAGGCCTGGGCGACCGCCGTGTTCGGCTTGTGCGACCCGGCCGGACTGCTGCCCTCGTACTTGTAGTAAATCTTTGCGGTGGTCTTCAACTCCCGCTCCAGCCGCGTGGCGCGCATCAACGGAGTCGGGCGCCAGAGTCGCAGGGCGTCCTGAATCGGTTGCGGGATGTCGATATAGCGCTCCTGCGAGACTTCTTGCTTGATCAGCTCCATCGGGAAAAGCGGCGCCAGGTCCTGGGGACCCACTGGCTGCTTGGTGGCGGGATGGAGCGGTGGGCTACCGGGGAACGGGAGGTCCGCCTGGATGTTGTACCAGCGCTTGGGCATCTCTCCCTCGTCGAGCAGGATCTTATTGGCGGCCTCGGGCGCGTGAATGCTCATTGCTTGATCCC
This region includes:
- a CDS encoding KGG domain-containing protein, which codes for MPASGKRGFGSMDEAKQREIASKGGQAAHLKGSAHEFSPEEARQAGSKGGKAAHEKGSAHEFSSEEARAAGRKGGEASSQDRNRMAAIGREGGKH
- a CDS encoding TrpB-like pyridoxal phosphate-dependent enzyme encodes the protein MSIHAPEAANKILLDEGEMPKRWYNIQADLPFPGSPPLHPATKQPVGPQDLAPLFPMELIKQEVSQERYIDIPQPIQDALRLWRPTPLMRATRLERELKTTAKIYYKYEGSSPAGSHKPNTAVAQAFYNKAEGTKRLTTETGAGQWGSALAFATKLFELECMVYMVRISYEQKPYRKSMMHVWGAEVVPSPSDRTQAGRRIRAESPDSTGSLGIAISEAIEDAALREDTKYSLGSVLNHVLMHQTIIGEEAQLQMERAGATPDVVVGCVGGGSNFSGLAFPFLRDRIQGRSKTRFLAVEPAASPSITRGKYAYDFGDTIGMTPLLKMHTLGHAFVPDGIHAGGLRYHGMAPLVSALADHGFIDAVAYPQRTVFDAAVQFARTEGTIPAPETAHAIRAVIDEAVKAREHGESPTILFNFSGHGLLDLAAYDAYFAGTLSDVTLSEARIQEMVAAL